A stretch of DNA from bacterium:
CGCACGCCCAACCCTAGGAGTGGACGGCCGCCTCATCGTCATCGCCGGGCCGACGGCGGCCGGCAAGACCCAGGCGGCCCTCGTCGTCGCCCGGCGGGCCGGCGCCGAGATCGTCTGCGCCGATTCGCGGACGGTCTACCGGGGCATGGACGTCGGTACCGCGAAACCCTCGCCGGCGGAGCGGGCGCGGGTACCGCATCACCTGCTCGACGTGGCCGACCCGGCCGAACCATTTGCGCTCGCGGATTACCAGCGGCTGGCGCGGGAGGCGATCGCGGGCATCCACGACCGCGGCCGGATCGCCATCCTCACCGGCGGCACCGGACTGTACATCCGCGCCGTCGTCGACCGTGTCGCGGTGCCGGCGGTCGCGCCGGACTGGGACCTGCGCGAGCGGCTCGCAGCCGAGGAACGCGCGGGCGGTCCGGGGACATTGCACGGACGGCTCGCGGCCGTTGACCGCGAGGCCGCGGAACGGATTCATCCGCGTAACGTGCGGCGCATCATCCGCGCGCTCGAGGTGTGGCAGGCGACCGGGGCGCCGATGTCGTCGCTCCAAGACCAGGTGCGCGGCCGCCGATGGGCCCCGCGGAGCGCCGGGTCCGAGATGGTCGCCCTCACGATGGACCGCGAACAACTCCGCGCGCGCATCGACCGCCGCATCGACGATCAACTCGCCGCCGGCTTGGTGGAAGAGGTACGGAGATTGCGCCGAGCCGGGTACGGGCGCGCGCTCCCGTCGATGCAGGGGCTCGGGTACAAGGAGCTCGCCGCGTATCTCGACGGTGAGATGACGTTGGACGCGGCCGTCGAGCAATTGCGGCGCAACACGCGCCGGTACGCGAAGCGCCAGCTAACGTGGTTCCGCGCGGATCCGCGATACCGGTGGCTCGACGTGGACGGCGAGCCGGCGGACCGCATCGCGTCGCGTGTTCTCGAGGTCCTGCCGTAGCATGTTATGATGGCGCTAGAGCCCGCGGGAGGTGCTGGATGCGCGTAGCGCGCCGGATGGAACGGATTCCGCCGTATCTGTTTGCCGACATCGACAAGAAGCGCGCGGCGCTGCGCGCGCGCGGTGTCGACGTCATCAACATCTCGATCGGCGATCCGGACCTCCCGACGCCGGACCACATCGTCGAGGCGCTGACCCGCGCGGCCCGCGATCCACGCACGCACGTCTATCCGCCGTACGAGGGCACGAAGGAGTTTCGCGAGGCGGTGGCCGCCTGGTACGCGCGGCGCTTCCACGTGACGCTCGACCCGGGGAGCGAGGTGCTGGCGCTGATCGGTTCCAAGGAGGGCCTCGCCCACGTGCCGTGGGTGTTCGTCAACCCGGGCGACGTAGCGCTTGTGAGCGATCCCGGCTACCCCGTCTACAACGTCGCGACGCTCATGGCCGGCGGCGAGGTCTGTCCCGTGGCCATGACCCGCGAACAGGGATGGGTGCCGGATCTGTCCCGCATCCCCGAGGACGTGCTGCGGCGCGCGCGCGTCCTCTTCCTCAACTATCCGAACAACCCCACGGGCGCGACGGCGGATCCCGCGTTCTTCGGCCGCGTCGTGGACCTGGCCAAGCGCTGGAACATCCTGGTCGTCCACGACAACACCTACTCCGAGATCGCCTACGACGGTTACCGGCCGCCGAGCTTCCTCGAAGCCCCGGGTGCGCGGGAGATCGGGATCGAGTTCCATTCGCTCAGCAAGACATTCTGCATGACGGGTTGGCGGATGGGGTTCGTCGTCGGCAACAAGGATGCGGTGCAGGCGCTCGCCACGCTCAAGACCAACATCGACAGCGGCCAGTGGGTGGCGATCCAGGACGCCGCGGTCGCCGGTCTGAACGGGCCCGAGGCGCCGATCCGCGAGCGCGTCGCGATTTGGCAGCGGCGGCGCGATACGGTGGTGCGGGGCCTCCGGGCGATCGGCCTGGACGTGCCGTCGCCGAAGGCGACGTTCTATCTGTGGATCCCGGTTCCACGCGGCCACACGTCCGTCTCGTTCACGACGGACCTGCTCGAGCACACCGGCGTGATCGTCACCCCGGGCAACGGCTACGGCGCGCACGGCGAGGGCTACGTGCGCATCTCGCTCACCGCTCCCGACGCGCGCTTCGAGGAGGCCGTGCGCCGGATCGGCGATCACCTGCGGGCGGCGTCCCCCCCTTCGGGGACCGGCCGGCGGGAAGCGCCGGCGTCACCGCGATAGGACCCGATGCGCACCACCGGCACCCCGCTCGGGCATAAGCTGCGACGCGGCCTGGCCGCGGAGGGCGCGGAGGCGGGCGGCCGCCCGCTTACCGAGGGTCTGCCGCACAGCGGGCCCGAGCGCGCGCTGCTCGTCGGTATGCTCGGCGCCCGGGAGGACGCGGGCGAGGAGGCCTGCCAAGAATTGGCCCGGCTCGCCGAGACCGCCGGCGCCGCGGTCGCCGGTGTCGTGGTCCAGCACCGGACGCGCCCCGATCCCGCGACCGCTGTCGGCGCGGGCAAGGTGGAAGAGATCCGGTCGCGCGTGCGCTCGTCCGGTGCCGACGTGGTGATCTTCGACCACGAACTCACGCCGGCGCAGCAGCGCAATCTCGAGCGCGCGCTCGACACCAAAGTCCTCGACCGCACCGCGCTCGTGCTCGACATCTTCGCCCAGCGCGCCCGAACCCGGGAGGGCCGCCTGCAGGTCGAGCTGGCACAGATGACCTATCTGCTGCCGCGGCTCGCCGGGCGGGGCGTGCTGCTCTCCCGGCTCGGCGGCGGGATCGGCACCCGGGGTCCCGGCGAGACGAAGCTCGAGGTCGATCGCCGCCGGATCCGCACCCGGATCACCGCGCTCGGCCGCGAGATCAACGCGATGCAGCGGCACCGCCAGCGCGAGCGGCAGTCGCGCAAGGACGCGGCGCTGCCGGTCGCGGTGCTGGTCGGCTATACCAACGCGGGCAAGTCGACGCTGCTCAACGCCCTGACGCGCGCGCACGTGCTGACCGCGGACAAGTTGTTCGCGACGCTCGATCCGACGACGCGGCGCGTCGTCCTGCCGAACCGGCGCACCCTGCTGCTCGTGGATACCGTCGGCTTCATCCAGAAGTTGCCCCACGATCTCGTCGCGGCATTCCGCGCGACGCTCGAAGAGGTGACCGAGGCGGATCTCCTGATCCACGTGATCGACGCCGGCCACCCGCGGTGGACCGCCCAGCGCGAAGCGGTGGAGCAGGTGTTGCGCGATCTCGGCGCGTCCGGCACTCCGCGCGTCACGGTGCTGAACAAGGCGGATCGGCTGTCGCCGGAGGCCCTGCGCGACGTCACCGCCGAGGAACCGGACGGCATCCTCATCTCCGCCGTCCGCGGCGTCGGCCTCGCGAATCTGCTGCGCCGCGTCGCCGCGGCGCTGCCCGGACCGGTGGAGCGGGTGCGGCTCGTGATTCCGTACCAGCGCCTCGCGGTGTTGTCGCGGCTGTACGGCGCGGGGCGCGTCGTGCGACGCGAGGACGGGGCCGCCGGCATCGTCGTCGAGGCCGAGATCCCGGCGGCCGGCCTCGGGCCGTTCCGGCCGTATTTGGACGGGCGGGCGGCGCGGACGGCGGCTAACTGATGACCGAGGCGGGCGTCGAGCCGAAAACGTTTAGGGCCGTCTCGTTCGAGGCGGCCCCGGGACGCGGGTCTACGACGCCGGCCGCGCTACGACAGCCGGCGGATCAGGGCGACGGCCTTGCCGATGACCGTGACCTCCCGCGTAATGATCGGCGACATCGTGCTGTTCTCAGGCTGGAGCCGGACATGGTCGCGCTCTTTGTAGAACCGCTTTACGGTCGCCTCGTCGCCGAGGAGCGCCGCGACGATCTCGCCGTTGGACGCTGTGGCCTGCGGCCGGATAACCACGAAGTCGCCGTCGTAGATGCCGGCCTCGATCATGCTGTCGCCGCGTACCCTCAGGATAAAGGCCCCGTCCTCGCGCACGAAATCGCGGGGCAGCGGGAAGACGTCCTCGATGTTTTCCTCGGCCAGGAGCGGCGCACCCGCCGCGATCCGGCCGACGACCGGGACGTTGATCACGCGCTTGGGCGGCTGGCTGGCGCCGTCCTTCAGGACCTCGATCGCCCGGGGCTTGCTCGGGTCGCGCCGGATGTAGCCCTTCTTCTCCAGCGCCGCGAGGTGGCTGTGAACCGTCGAGCTGCTCGTCAGCCCGAGCGCCGCGCCGATCTCTCGCACCGACGGCGGATAGCCCTTGCGCTGCATACTGTCGAGCAGATATCCGAGAATCTCGCGTTGGCGCTTCGTCAAGACTCTGCCCACGCGCTGCCTCCCTCGCTTCGGTTCGGCGTCCGCACGGATGGTGAGCGGACGGATTATAGCACAGGCTTTGACATTACGCAAACACCTGTTCGCTCTGACCGGACCGGCACGTCGACCCGGACGGAGTTTGCCGGTTCCGTGCTAGAGCAGCGCGCCCCCGTCGACCACGATGACCTGGCCGGTAAGGAAGTTGTCGGCGGTGGCGAACGCCACCGCCATGTGGGCGATATCCTCCGGGCGGCCGATGCGCTTCACCGGAAAGCGGGCGGCGCGGGCGGCGTTTTCCGTCTCGTGCCCGCCGTGCCACCGAGTCTCGATGAGCCCGGGGGCGATGGCGTTCACCGTGATCCCGGGCGCGAGCGCTCTCGCCAGCGACAGGGTCATGGTGTGGATCGCGCCTTTGCTCGCGGCGTAAGCGATCGAGCTGCCGTTGCCGCGGACGCCGGCGACCGAGCCGATGTTGATGATGCGGCCGCCGCCGGTCATGGCCCGCGCGGCCGCGCGGCAGCAGAAGAACGTGCCTTTGACGTTCACCGCGAGGATACGGTCCCACACGTCCGCGGTGAGGGCGTCCAGGTTGCGGTGATCGATGAACTTCGTCGTGCCGGCGTTGTTGACCAATACGTCGAGGCGGCCGAGACCGCTCGCGACGCGGTCGACCATGGCTTCGACGCCGCGCTCGTCGGAGATGTCGCAGGCAACGGTGATCGCCCGGCCGCCGCGCGATGTGATTTCGGACGCCGTCTCCTCCGCGTCGCCGCGCGAACGGCTGTAGTTCACCGCGACCGCGGCGCCCTCGGCCGCGAGCGCGAGCGACGTGGCGCGCCCGATGCCGGTTCCGCCCCCTGTGACCAGCGCGACCTTGCCGGTGAGGTCCCCGCTCATGGCACCGGTACATACGGGACGACGGCGGCGCCTTCCTTTGCCGACCGCCCGCCGGCCGGCCAGTTGGCAGTCACCGCGTGAGCCGTCACGACCCTGGGCGCGCGTCGGGCGGCCGCGCCGGCCGGAAGCCCCTGCCGAAGCTCCGCTCGCTCGACTTCGTAACGGCCGAGTGGGACGGCGAGCGCGTCGTCTGCGCGCGTGACTATGAGGGTCTGCTCGACGGCCCGGTGCTGCTGCCGCTCCCGATCGTGCTGGTGGCGCTGCTCCTAGACGGGCGGCGGGACGCCGCCGCGGTGCAGGTGGAGTACGCGCGGCTCTCCGGCGGTCTCCTGCTTGCCCCGGCGGACCTCGACCGCATCGTCGCCGAGCTCGACGCGGCGGGCCTCCTTGACAGTCCCGCCCTGATCGCGCGGCGCCGCGCGGCCGCCGCCGCGTACCGGGCGGCGCCGCATCGCGCGATGGCGCACGCGGGCGCCGCGTATCCGGCGGATCCCGCGGCGTGCGCCGCGGCGCTCGAGCGGCACCTCGCGGACGGCGGCGCGGTCCGCAACGGGGAGGTCGCGGCCGCCCCGCGCGGTATCCTCGCGCCGCACATCGATTTCGCGCGCGGCGGGCTGATGTACGGGCGCGCCTACGCGTCCCTCGCCTCCCTTCCGGCCGGCTGCTGCGTCGTGGTGGTCGGCGTAGCCCACGCCGGTTCCGAGGCGCCGTACGTCCTCACGACCAAGGGCTACGAGACCCCGTTTGGGGTCGTCGACGTTGACCGGCGGCTGCTCGACGCCGTGGTGGCCCGCGCGCCGTTCGATCCGCTCGACGAGGAGCCGGTCCACCGCGGAGAGCACTCCGTCGAGTTCCAGGTGCTGTGGGTTGCCCACATGCTGCGCGGCCGGCCGTTCACGGTATTGCCGGTGCTCACGGGCCCCCTCGACGCCTATACGACGAACGGGAGCCCGGCGTCGGTGCCGGAGATCGAAGCGTTTATCGGCGCGCTACGCGACGCCGTGGCGGCCGAGGACCGTCCGGTGTGCGTCATCGGCGGCGTTGACCTCAGCCATGTCGGCCCGCGTTTCGGCGATCAGGAGGCGGTGGGGCCGGCGCTGGCACAGCGCGCGTCGAGCGCCGACCGGGCCGCCCTCCGCCACGTGGAGGCCGGGGATGCGGAGGGGTGGTGGCGGACCGTCGCAGCCGACGGCAACCGCTGCCACGTCTGCGGGCTCGGCGCCGTCTACACCGTCCTGCGGCTGCTCGCGCCCGTCAGGGGCCGCGTGCTGGGATACGACCAGGGCGTGGATCCCGCCGGCGGCCTCGTCGGCTTCTCCGCGGTCACCCTCGGCTAACGGGTGCCTCTACCACGAGCGCCGCGCCCGGCCCCGGAACAGGCGGCGCTCGAGCGCGGCGAGCCCCGTGGTGGAGAGCAGGCCGAGGATCGAGAGCACCACGATGCCCGCGAGCAGGCGCGACGTCTGCATGAGGTCGCCCGCATAGAGGATCAGATAACCGATCCCGGCGGTCGCCGCGATCATCTCCGCGGAGACGACCAGCAGCAGCGACATCCCGGCGGCGAGCCGCAGGCTCGCGAACACCGCGGGCACCGCCGCCGGCAGCTGCACCTTCGTGACGACCTGCGCGTGGTCCGCACCGAAGCTCCGCGCCGCTCGAATCAGCAGCGGGTCCACGTCGCGGATGGCGGTCGCGGTACCGACGGCGACGGGGAAGAAGGCGCCGACCGCGATGAGCACCACCTTGGGCGTCTCGCCGATGCCGAGCCAGAGAATAAGGAGCGGCAGCAGCGCGATCTTGGGTATCGGGTAGACCGCGGCGATCAGCGGGTCCGCGATCGCCTCCGCGCGCGGCGAAATGCCCGCGAGGATGCCGACGATGAGGCCCGCGGCGCTGCCCAAGACGAACCCCGCGCCGATGCGCCCGAGGCTCGCGCCGGTGCTGCGCCAGAGGTCGCCGGTCTGCGCGAGATGCGCGAGCTCCGCGGCGACCGTCTCGGGGGAGGGGAGGAAGACGGCCGGTACCGCGCGCGTGCGGCTCAGGATCTCCCAGATCGCGAGCACCGCGAGGATCGTGCCGGCCCGGAGGCCGCGGTACGCCGCGCGCCGCGGCGCGGGCGAGGGGCGGGCGTCGAGTGTGATCGTCTCCGCCGCGGCGGCGGCGCGCGCGAGGGTTTCGCTCATGCCGGCCCGTCAGGCGCCTTCTTGCATCGCGGTGCGGGCCTCGTCGCGGATCATCGCCCAAACCTCGTTGGTGAACCGGCCGAAGGCCGCGTCGGCCAGCAGCGCGTCACGGCGGGGACGCTCAAACGGCACCTGGAGGACGGTCCGGATGCGGCCCGGCCGGCGCGACAGCACGGCGATGCGGTCGCCGAGGTAGGCGGCTTCGTGGATGTTGTGGGTGACGTAGAGCACCGTCTTGTGGGTCCGTTCCCAGATCCCGACGATCTCGTCCTGCATCAACTGCCGTGTCTGAGCGTCGAGCGCCGAGAGCGGCTCGTCCATCAAGAGCACCGCGGGATCGACCGAGAGCGCCCGGGCGATGCCGACCCGCTGCCGCATCCCGCCCGACAACTCCGACGGGTACCGGCCCTCGAAGCCGTCGAGTCCGACCAGACGGATGTACTCGTGCGCGAGCCGGTCGCGCTCGACGGGCGGCACGCGCCGCACCTCGAGGCCGAAGGCCACGTTCTGGAGCACCGTGCGCCATTCGAAGAGCGCGAACTCCTGAAACACCACCGCGGTCAGCGGCCGGCCGGCGCGCTCTCCGTCGAAGACGATCCGGCCGCCCGAGGCGGGAATGAGCCCGGCCGCGAGCTGGAGCAGCGTCGACTTGCCGCAGCCGCTCGGGCCGACGATGGCGAGGAACTCGCCGCTGGCGACGGTGAGGTCGATGCCGGCGAGCGCCACGAGTGCCTCGCCCTCCGGCCGCGTGTATTCCTTCGAGGTGCCCTCGAAGCGGACTCGCACCGGTCACACGACCTACGGGCCGAGCGATTGGACGGCGTTGTTCACGAAGCTCGAGTCGACGAACTGATCGAGGGGCACGTACCGCGAGGTCATGCCGTTCTGCACGTACCACGCCTCTTGCCGCTCCAGGTCGAGCAGGTAGAGCCGGGCGTTCCGGTCGATGTACGGCAGCGACTTGGCGACCGCCGCCTCCGGCTGATCGATCGTCCGCGCGGTGAGGGCGACGATCGGCCGGCACTCGCCGCGGGGCGGCCGGCGCAGGCACGCGTCGAAGTAGTCGCGCGTCGCGCGGACGTAGCCGCGCATGAAGCGGTCGCCGAGGTCGTGGTCGTTGTGCAGGCGGGCGCCGTAGAAGACGCCGGTCACCTGGTTGACGATGCGGTCCCCGGCGTAAAAGAGTATCTTGCCCCAGCCTTCCTGCTCCGCGGCGGCGCCCCAGGGCGGCGAGAGCAGCGCCGCGGCGATCTGGCCGGTCCGCAGCGCCTCGTCGACGAGGGTCACTTCGCGCAGCGGCACGAGCTGGACGTCCTGGAGCGTCATCGACTCGCGCTCGAGCAGTTTCGCGATCTGGTAGTGGAACGTCGAACCGAGCGTCGTGATGCCGATGCGCCTGCCCCGCAGGTCCCGGAGCGACCGGACGCCGGAAGCGTAGGTCTGCTTCGTGACGACGACCGCGTTCAGCGGGTAGCCGGGCCGCTCCTGACCGCGGTC
This window harbors:
- the miaA gene encoding tRNA (adenosine(37)-N6)-dimethylallyltransferase MiaA is translated as ARPTLGVDGRLIVIAGPTAAGKTQAALVVARRAGAEIVCADSRTVYRGMDVGTAKPSPAERARVPHHLLDVADPAEPFALADYQRLAREAIAGIHDRGRIAILTGGTGLYIRAVVDRVAVPAVAPDWDLRERLAAEERAGGPGTLHGRLAAVDREAAERIHPRNVRRIIRALEVWQATGAPMSSLQDQVRGRRWAPRSAGSEMVALTMDREQLRARIDRRIDDQLAAGLVEEVRRLRRAGYGRALPSMQGLGYKELAAYLDGEMTLDAAVEQLRRNTRRYAKRQLTWFRADPRYRWLDVDGEPADRIASRVLEVLP
- a CDS encoding LL-diaminopimelate aminotransferase; protein product: MRVARRMERIPPYLFADIDKKRAALRARGVDVINISIGDPDLPTPDHIVEALTRAARDPRTHVYPPYEGTKEFREAVAAWYARRFHVTLDPGSEVLALIGSKEGLAHVPWVFVNPGDVALVSDPGYPVYNVATLMAGGEVCPVAMTREQGWVPDLSRIPEDVLRRARVLFLNYPNNPTGATADPAFFGRVVDLAKRWNILVVHDNTYSEIAYDGYRPPSFLEAPGAREIGIEFHSLSKTFCMTGWRMGFVVGNKDAVQALATLKTNIDSGQWVAIQDAAVAGLNGPEAPIRERVAIWQRRRDTVVRGLRAIGLDVPSPKATFYLWIPVPRGHTSVSFTTDLLEHTGVIVTPGNGYGAHGEGYVRISLTAPDARFEEAVRRIGDHLRAASPPSGTGRREAPASPR
- the hflX gene encoding GTPase HflX codes for the protein MRTTGTPLGHKLRRGLAAEGAEAGGRPLTEGLPHSGPERALLVGMLGAREDAGEEACQELARLAETAGAAVAGVVVQHRTRPDPATAVGAGKVEEIRSRVRSSGADVVIFDHELTPAQQRNLERALDTKVLDRTALVLDIFAQRARTREGRLQVELAQMTYLLPRLAGRGVLLSRLGGGIGTRGPGETKLEVDRRRIRTRITALGREINAMQRHRQRERQSRKDAALPVAVLVGYTNAGKSTLLNALTRAHVLTADKLFATLDPTTRRVVLPNRRTLLLVDTVGFIQKLPHDLVAAFRATLEEVTEADLLIHVIDAGHPRWTAQREAVEQVLRDLGASGTPRVTVLNKADRLSPEALRDVTAEEPDGILISAVRGVGLANLLRRVAAALPGPVERVRLVIPYQRLAVLSRLYGAGRVVRREDGAAGIVVEAEIPAAGLGPFRPYLDGRAARTAAN
- the lexA gene encoding transcriptional repressor LexA, with protein sequence MGRVLTKRQREILGYLLDSMQRKGYPPSVREIGAALGLTSSSTVHSHLAALEKKGYIRRDPSKPRAIEVLKDGASQPPKRVINVPVVGRIAAGAPLLAEENIEDVFPLPRDFVREDGAFILRVRGDSMIEAGIYDGDFVVIRPQATASNGEIVAALLGDEATVKRFYKERDHVRLQPENSTMSPIITREVTVIGKAVALIRRLS
- a CDS encoding SDR family oxidoreductase, yielding MSGDLTGKVALVTGGGTGIGRATSLALAAEGAAVAVNYSRSRGDAEETASEITSRGGRAITVACDISDERGVEAMVDRVASGLGRLDVLVNNAGTTKFIDHRNLDALTADVWDRILAVNVKGTFFCCRAAARAMTGGGRIINIGSVAGVRGNGSSIAYAASKGAIHTMTLSLARALAPGITVNAIAPGLIETRWHGGHETENAARAARFPVKRIGRPEDIAHMAVAFATADNFLTGQVIVVDGGALL
- the amrB gene encoding AmmeMemoRadiSam system protein B — protein: MSRHDPGRASGGRAGRKPLPKLRSLDFVTAEWDGERVVCARDYEGLLDGPVLLPLPIVLVALLLDGRRDAAAVQVEYARLSGGLLLAPADLDRIVAELDAAGLLDSPALIARRRAAAAAYRAAPHRAMAHAGAAYPADPAACAAALERHLADGGAVRNGEVAAAPRGILAPHIDFARGGLMYGRAYASLASLPAGCCVVVVGVAHAGSEAPYVLTTKGYETPFGVVDVDRRLLDAVVARAPFDPLDEEPVHRGEHSVEFQVLWVAHMLRGRPFTVLPVLTGPLDAYTTNGSPASVPEIEAFIGALRDAVAAEDRPVCVIGGVDLSHVGPRFGDQEAVGPALAQRASSADRAALRHVEAGDAEGWWRTVAADGNRCHVCGLGAVYTVLRLLAPVRGRVLGYDQGVDPAGGLVGFSAVTLG
- a CDS encoding ABC transporter permease, whose translation is MSETLARAAAAAETITLDARPSPAPRRAAYRGLRAGTILAVLAIWEILSRTRAVPAVFLPSPETVAAELAHLAQTGDLWRSTGASLGRIGAGFVLGSAAGLIVGILAGISPRAEAIADPLIAAVYPIPKIALLPLLILWLGIGETPKVVLIAVGAFFPVAVGTATAIRDVDPLLIRAARSFGADHAQVVTKVQLPAAVPAVFASLRLAAGMSLLLVVSAEMIAATAGIGYLILYAGDLMQTSRLLAGIVVLSILGLLSTTGLAALERRLFRGRARRSW
- a CDS encoding ABC transporter ATP-binding protein codes for the protein MRVRFEGTSKEYTRPEGEALVALAGIDLTVASGEFLAIVGPSGCGKSTLLQLAAGLIPASGGRIVFDGERAGRPLTAVVFQEFALFEWRTVLQNVAFGLEVRRVPPVERDRLAHEYIRLVGLDGFEGRYPSELSGGMRQRVGIARALSVDPAVLLMDEPLSALDAQTRQLMQDEIVGIWERTHKTVLYVTHNIHEAAYLGDRIAVLSRRPGRIRTVLQVPFERPRRDALLADAAFGRFTNEVWAMIRDEARTAMQEGA
- a CDS encoding ABC transporter substrate-binding protein; translated protein: MHSRLLPVVIAALLCLAVSAETAAQAPTVVRVGTLKLVGGAPLFWGVNRGYFSREGLQIQFVYFGAAAPVATATVTGDVDVGATGITGTLFNLAAGGGKIYLVADRGQERPGYPLNAVVVTKQTYASGVRSLRDLRGRRIGITTLGSTFHYQIAKLLERESMTLQDVQLVPLREVTLVDEALRTGQIAAALLSPPWGAAAEQEGWGKILFYAGDRIVNQVTGVFYGARLHNDHDLGDRFMRGYVRATRDYFDACLRRPPRGECRPIVALTARTIDQPEAAVAKSLPYIDRNARLYLLDLERQEAWYVQNGMTSRYVPLDQFVDSSFVNNAVQSLGP